One part of the Streptomyces ferrugineus genome encodes these proteins:
- the rplB gene encoding 50S ribosomal protein L2 translates to MGIRKYKPTTPGRRGSSVADFVEVTRSTPEKSLVRPLHSKGGRNNSGRVTVRHQGGGHKRAYRVIDFRRHDKDGVPAKVAHIEYDPNRTARIALLHYADGEKRYILAPRNLQQGDRVENGPGADIKPGNNLALRNIPVGTTIHAIELRPGGGAKFARSAGASVQLLAKEGSMAHLRMPSGEIRLVDVRCRATVGEVGNAEQSNINWGKAGRKRWLGVRPTVRGVAMNPVDHPHGGGEGKTSGGRHPVSPWGQKEGRTRSPKKASNKYIVRRRKTNKKR, encoded by the coding sequence ATGGGAATCCGCAAGTACAAGCCGACTACGCCGGGCCGTCGTGGTTCCAGCGTCGCCGACTTCGTCGAGGTCACGCGGTCCACGCCGGAGAAGTCGTTGGTCCGCCCCCTGCACAGCAAGGGTGGCCGTAACAACTCCGGTCGTGTGACCGTCCGCCACCAGGGCGGTGGCCACAAGCGCGCCTACCGCGTGATCGACTTCCGTCGTCACGACAAGGACGGCGTGCCGGCGAAGGTCGCGCACATCGAGTACGACCCCAACCGCACCGCGCGCATCGCGCTGCTGCACTACGCCGACGGCGAGAAGCGCTACATCCTCGCCCCGCGCAACCTGCAGCAGGGTGACCGCGTCGAGAACGGTCCCGGGGCCGACATCAAGCCGGGCAACAACCTGGCGCTGCGCAACATCCCGGTCGGTACCACGATCCACGCGATCGAGCTCCGTCCCGGTGGCGGCGCCAAGTTCGCCCGCTCCGCCGGTGCCTCCGTGCAGCTGCTCGCGAAGGAGGGCTCCATGGCCCACCTCCGTATGCCGTCCGGTGAGATCCGCCTGGTCGACGTGCGCTGCCGCGCCACCGTCGGCGAGGTCGGCAACGCCGAGCAGTCCAACATCAACTGGGGCAAGGCCGGCCGCAAGCGCTGGCTGGGCGTCCGCCCGACCGTTCGCGGTGTGGCGATGAACCCGGTTGACCACCCCCACGGTGGTGGTGAGGGCAAGACCTCCGGTGGTCGCCACCCGGTCAGCCCCTGGGGTCAGAAGGAGGGTCGTACTCGTTCGCCGAAGAAGGCTTCGAACAAGTACATCGTCCGCCGCCGCAAGACGAACAAGAAGCGCTAG
- the rplW gene encoding 50S ribosomal protein L23: protein MAIRHPAIASKAAKKAKAARVAKARRHAAEGKNTVVTPVSKAFTDPRDVLLKPVVSEKSYALLDENKYTFIVAPGSNKTQIKQAVETVFEVKVTGVNTINRQGKRKRTRTGFGQRAGTKRAIVTLAEGDRIDIFGGPTA from the coding sequence ATGGCTATCCGTCACCCCGCCATTGCCTCGAAGGCCGCCAAGAAGGCCAAGGCCGCGCGCGTCGCCAAGGCGCGTCGCCACGCCGCCGAGGGCAAGAACACCGTCGTCACCCCGGTCAGCAAGGCGTTCACGGACCCCCGTGACGTGCTGCTGAAGCCGGTCGTGTCCGAGAAGAGCTACGCGCTCCTGGACGAGAACAAGTACACGTTCATCGTCGCGCCGGGCTCCAACAAGACCCAGATCAAGCAGGCCGTCGAGACGGTCTTCGAGGTCAAGGTCACCGGGGTCAACACGATCAACCGCCAGGGCAAGCGCAAGCGGACCCGCACCGGCTTCGGCCAGCGTGCCGGCACCAAGCGCGCGATCGTGACCCTCGCCGAGGGCGACCGTATCGACATCTTCGGCGGTCCGACCGCCTGA
- the rplD gene encoding 50S ribosomal protein L4: MSTVDILSPAGDKAGTVELPAEIFDVEKISVPLLHQVVVAQLAAARQGTHKTKTRGEVRGGGKKPYRQKGTGRARQGSTRAPQFAGGGVVHGPVPRDYSQRTPKKMKAAALRHALTDRARNNRIHVVSGVIEGETPSTKAAKSLFGKISERKNLLLVVERADEAAWLSARNLPQVHILEPGQLNTYDVLVSDDVVFTQAAFESFVSGPKANDTEGSEA, encoded by the coding sequence ATGAGCACTGTTGACATCCTTTCGCCGGCGGGCGACAAGGCCGGTACCGTCGAGCTCCCCGCGGAGATCTTCGACGTAGAGAAGATCAGCGTTCCGCTGCTTCACCAGGTCGTCGTCGCGCAGCTGGCCGCTGCCCGCCAGGGCACGCACAAGACCAAGACCCGCGGTGAAGTCCGTGGTGGTGGCAAGAAGCCTTACCGCCAGAAGGGCACCGGTCGCGCCCGCCAGGGTTCGACCCGCGCGCCGCAGTTCGCCGGTGGTGGCGTCGTGCACGGTCCCGTGCCGCGTGACTACTCGCAGCGGACCCCCAAGAAGATGAAGGCCGCGGCCCTGCGCCACGCCCTCACCGACCGGGCCCGCAACAACCGCATTCACGTCGTCTCCGGCGTGATCGAGGGCGAGACCCCCTCCACCAAGGCCGCGAAGAGCCTGTTCGGCAAGATCAGCGAGCGCAAGAACCTGCTCCTGGTCGTCGAGCGCGCCGACGAGGCCGCGTGGCTGTCCGCCCGCAACCTGCCCCAGGTCCACATCCTGGAGCCGGGCCAGCTGAACACGTACGACGTTCTCGTCTCGGACGACGTGGTCTTCACCCAGGCCGCTTTCGAGTCCTTCGTGTCGGGCCCGAAGGCCAATGACACCGAAGGGAGCGAGGCCTGA
- the rplC gene encoding 50S ribosomal protein L3, whose protein sequence is MAKQIKGILGEKLGMTQVWDANNRVVPVTVVKAGPNVVTQVRTNDVDGYESVQIAFGEIDPRKVNKPLKGHFAKADVTPRRHLVEIRTADASEYTLGQEITAEVFEAGVKVDVTGKSKGKGFAGVMKRHNFGGLGAGHGTQRKHRSPGSIGGCATPGRVFKGLRMAGRMGNERVTTQNLTVHAVDAEKGLLLIKGAVPGPNGGLVLVRTAAKGA, encoded by the coding sequence ATGGCTAAGCAGATCAAGGGCATCCTGGGCGAGAAGCTCGGCATGACGCAGGTGTGGGACGCGAACAACCGCGTCGTCCCGGTCACCGTCGTCAAGGCCGGCCCCAACGTCGTGACCCAGGTTCGTACCAACGACGTCGACGGCTACGAGTCGGTCCAGATCGCCTTCGGCGAGATCGACCCGCGCAAGGTGAACAAGCCCCTCAAGGGCCACTTCGCCAAGGCCGACGTCACCCCCCGTCGTCACCTCGTCGAGATCCGCACCGCGGACGCCTCCGAGTACACGCTGGGCCAGGAGATCACCGCCGAGGTGTTCGAGGCCGGCGTGAAGGTCGACGTCACCGGCAAGAGCAAGGGCAAGGGCTTCGCCGGTGTCATGAAGCGCCACAACTTCGGTGGCCTCGGCGCCGGTCACGGCACCCAGCGCAAGCACCGCTCTCCCGGTTCCATCGGTGGCTGCGCCACCCCGGGCCGTGTGTTCAAGGGCCTCCGCATGGCGGGTCGCATGGGCAACGAGCGGGTCACCACCCAGAACCTGACCGTCCACGCCGTTGACGCGGAGAAGGGTCTGCTGCTCATCAAGGGCGCGGTTCCCGGTCCGAACGGCGGCCTCGTCCTGGTCCGCACCGCGGCCAAGGGGGCCTGA
- the rpsJ gene encoding 30S ribosomal protein S10, translating into MAGQKIRIRLKAYDHEVIDSSAKKIVETVTRTGASVAGPVPLPTEKNVYCVIKSPHKYKDSREHFEMRTHKRLIDILDPTPKTVDSLMRLDLPAGVDIEIKL; encoded by the coding sequence ATGGCGGGACAGAAGATCCGCATCCGGCTCAAGGCCTACGACCACGAGGTCATCGACTCCTCGGCGAAGAAGATCGTCGAGACGGTGACCCGCACTGGTGCGTCGGTCGCGGGCCCGGTGCCGCTGCCCACTGAGAAGAACGTGTACTGCGTCATCAAGTCGCCGCACAAGTACAAGGACTCGCGCGAGCACTTCGAGATGCGCACGCACAAGCGCCTGATCGACATCCTCGACCCGACCCCCAAGACCGTTGACTCTCTGATGCGACTCGACCTCCCGGCCGGTGTCGACATCGAGATCAAGCTCTGA
- a CDS encoding adenylyltransferase/cytidyltransferase family protein, with the protein MGERLGYAPGVFDLFHVGHLNILRRARTHCDRLVAGVCSDELVVRLKGRPPVVPLSERLQIVRSVRHVDETFVATVDDKIEIWKEVGFDVIFKGDDWLGTDVWTTYETEFARVGVEVVYFPYTVHTSSTLLREALQLAGPRRSVTDG; encoded by the coding sequence ATGGGAGAACGTCTCGGCTACGCGCCGGGGGTCTTCGACCTCTTCCACGTGGGCCATCTGAACATCCTGCGCCGGGCGCGCACGCACTGCGACCGGCTCGTCGCCGGCGTCTGCTCCGACGAACTCGTGGTGCGCCTGAAAGGCAGGCCGCCCGTCGTACCGCTCTCCGAGCGGCTGCAGATCGTCCGCAGTGTGCGCCACGTGGACGAGACCTTCGTCGCGACCGTGGACGACAAGATCGAGATCTGGAAGGAAGTCGGCTTCGACGTCATCTTCAAAGGCGACGACTGGCTCGGCACGGACGTCTGGACGACGTACGAGACCGAGTTCGCGAGAGTGGGCGTGGAGGTCGTCTACTTCCCGTACACCGTGCACACCTCGAGCACGTTGCTACGGGAAGCGCTGCAGCTCGCGGGGCCACGCCGGAGCGTGACGGACGGGTGA
- a CDS encoding fibronectin type III domain-containing protein — MKWGATTASAVALLAAASLVTASASVAAGHEKTLTADTMATWQTDGIVWSIEYADGVVYVGGTFANVRPPGAEPGEREVARKNFAAFDAATGRLLPCAPRLSGGGNTVRALKASPSGRVLYIGGSFTRADKVRAAGAVALNTAGCSVRKDFRPRMSSYVHAIDVTNKAVYLGGGFTVVNGRDRERIAAFTPSGKLLRFKAEIEAPVRAVLAAPEHGKVLVGGDFYMVNGDLEKSLVALHPVTGKTVASYGDWVPPRSSVKALARDRTNFYAAAEGTGTGIFDGRLAGRLGTGKRVWKDTCLGATQALAVHKGVLYSGSHAHNCRDTPGGFPEIHARQHFLAQSVRDKHILHWFPDTNGGTGEGNGPRALEMAGGVLWAGGEFTKVNGRPQQSLTRFSPGPDTGTPEAVPRLKASATAGGRVKLTWRASWDRDDAKLTYLIYRDGRLVASPTGRSAEWRRPTMTYTDSVAPGSRHQYRIAVTDGTNASPRSDALVVAAVERPKDKR, encoded by the coding sequence ATGAAGTGGGGGGCCACCACGGCTTCGGCCGTGGCCCTCCTCGCGGCTGCCTCGCTCGTCACCGCTTCGGCCTCGGTGGCCGCCGGCCACGAGAAGACCCTCACCGCCGACACCATGGCGACCTGGCAGACCGACGGAATCGTCTGGTCGATCGAGTACGCAGACGGTGTCGTGTACGTCGGCGGGACCTTCGCCAACGTCCGCCCGCCGGGCGCGGAGCCCGGCGAAAGGGAGGTCGCGCGCAAGAACTTCGCCGCGTTCGACGCCGCCACCGGCAGGCTCCTGCCGTGCGCCCCGCGGCTCTCCGGCGGCGGCAACACGGTGCGGGCGCTGAAGGCGTCGCCGAGCGGCAGGGTGCTGTACATCGGCGGCTCGTTCACCAGGGCCGACAAGGTCCGGGCGGCCGGCGCGGTCGCCCTCAACACGGCCGGCTGCTCGGTGCGCAAGGACTTCCGCCCGCGCATGTCTTCGTACGTGCACGCCATCGACGTCACGAACAAGGCGGTCTATCTGGGCGGCGGCTTCACGGTCGTCAACGGCCGGGACAGGGAGCGCATCGCGGCGTTCACCCCCAGCGGGAAGCTGCTGCGGTTCAAGGCGGAGATCGAGGCTCCCGTGCGGGCCGTCCTCGCCGCGCCGGAGCACGGCAAGGTCCTCGTCGGCGGTGACTTCTACATGGTCAACGGCGACCTGGAGAAGTCGCTCGTCGCCCTGCATCCCGTCACGGGCAAGACGGTGGCCTCGTACGGGGACTGGGTGCCGCCGAGATCGTCCGTGAAGGCGCTGGCCCGCGACAGGACCAACTTCTACGCCGCGGCCGAGGGCACCGGGACGGGCATCTTCGACGGCCGTCTCGCCGGCCGCCTCGGCACCGGCAAGAGGGTGTGGAAGGACACCTGCCTGGGCGCGACCCAGGCCCTCGCCGTGCACAAGGGAGTTCTCTACAGCGGGTCCCACGCCCACAACTGCCGTGACACCCCCGGCGGTTTCCCCGAGATCCACGCCCGCCAGCACTTCCTGGCCCAGTCGGTCCGCGACAAGCACATCCTGCACTGGTTCCCCGACACCAACGGGGGGACCGGCGAGGGCAACGGCCCCCGCGCGCTGGAGATGGCCGGTGGAGTCCTGTGGGCGGGCGGCGAGTTCACCAAGGTCAACGGCAGGCCGCAGCAGAGCCTGACCCGCTTCTCGCCCGGGCCCGACACCGGGACCCCGGAAGCGGTGCCCCGGCTCAAGGCGTCGGCCACGGCAGGCGGCCGCGTCAAGCTCACCTGGCGTGCCTCGTGGGACCGGGACGACGCGAAGCTCACGTATCTGATCTACCGGGACGGCCGGCTCGTGGCCTCGCCGACGGGGCGGTCCGCGGAGTGGCGGCGCCCCACGATGACGTACACCGACTCCGTCGCCCCCGGCTCGCGCCACCAGTACCGGATCGCCGTCACCGACGGCACGAACGCCTCGCCCAGGTCGGACGCGCTCGTCGTCGCCGCGGTCGAGCGTCCGAAGGACAAGCGCTGA
- a CDS encoding oligosaccharide flippase family protein: protein MSASGTTLPAVGAKAARSGVAATARGGWWGFLGATTNAVSGYALVMLVTRALGAHGSGAVFTGVAVFTILSNACKLGADTGLVRFVSRDVATGGGRQVGALLRTAVVPGAVLSTGAAALLFLSPSTATSLLPNLAAQDAVTLVRLFALFLPLATVTLILLGATQGYGTVIPLVGVEQIGKPVLRVLIAVPVALLAPGVLSLAAAWLVPALGGALVAWYAVRRCRRTRPGQPPAPDAGVTRHGFWAFAAPRAISCVFDIGAIWVGVILLSSLATSEEAGIYTAVGRVITAATLLQLAIRLAVAPEISRLLAMEQHQSACDLHRISTRWIVLFSWPLLVFLVSFPGTVLSLFGPEFVAGSDALVVLCAAAAVNVGVGNAQTVLLMSGKSSWHLAVTGAAFAVQLGVGLLAVPRWGVLGAALSWGAAIVVENVAAAVLVRRHPGFSVLDGGYLLATGTGLLLMAALVLPARLLAGDTTVGLAVAMTTGFSLFGISLWRFRTPLGVRELVGVLRERAT from the coding sequence ATGAGCGCCTCCGGTACGACCCTCCCCGCCGTCGGCGCGAAGGCCGCCCGGAGCGGGGTCGCCGCCACCGCGCGCGGCGGATGGTGGGGCTTCCTCGGGGCGACGACCAACGCCGTCTCCGGCTACGCCCTCGTCATGCTGGTCACCCGTGCCCTGGGCGCACACGGCTCGGGAGCGGTGTTCACAGGCGTCGCCGTCTTCACCATCCTCAGCAACGCCTGCAAGCTCGGCGCCGACACCGGGCTGGTGCGCTTCGTCTCCCGTGACGTGGCCACGGGCGGCGGCCGGCAGGTGGGCGCACTGCTGCGCACGGCGGTCGTACCGGGAGCGGTGCTGAGCACCGGGGCCGCCGCGCTGCTGTTCCTGTCGCCCTCGACGGCCACCTCACTGCTGCCGAACCTCGCCGCGCAGGACGCGGTCACCCTGGTCCGGCTCTTCGCCCTGTTCCTCCCCCTGGCCACGGTCACCCTGATCCTGCTCGGCGCGACCCAGGGCTACGGCACCGTGATTCCGCTGGTCGGTGTCGAGCAGATCGGCAAGCCGGTGCTGCGCGTCCTGATCGCCGTACCCGTCGCGCTGCTGGCGCCCGGTGTGCTGAGTCTGGCCGCCGCCTGGCTCGTTCCCGCCCTGGGCGGCGCCCTCGTCGCCTGGTACGCGGTGCGCCGGTGCCGCCGTACCCGGCCCGGACAGCCTCCCGCACCCGATGCGGGCGTCACACGGCACGGATTCTGGGCGTTCGCCGCACCCCGGGCGATCTCCTGCGTGTTCGACATCGGCGCGATCTGGGTGGGCGTCATCCTGCTGTCGAGCCTGGCCACCAGCGAAGAGGCGGGCATCTACACGGCCGTCGGCCGGGTCATCACCGCCGCGACGCTCCTGCAACTCGCCATCCGCCTGGCCGTCGCTCCGGAGATCAGCCGCCTCCTCGCCATGGAGCAGCACCAGTCGGCCTGCGATCTGCATCGCATCTCGACGCGCTGGATCGTGCTGTTCTCCTGGCCGCTGCTGGTGTTCCTGGTGAGCTTCCCCGGCACCGTCCTGTCCCTGTTCGGACCCGAGTTCGTGGCGGGGTCGGACGCGCTGGTCGTGCTCTGTGCCGCCGCGGCGGTCAATGTCGGGGTGGGCAACGCCCAGACGGTGCTGCTGATGTCCGGCAAGAGCTCATGGCATCTCGCGGTCACCGGCGCCGCGTTCGCGGTGCAGCTGGGTGTCGGCCTGCTCGCCGTGCCCCGTTGGGGCGTGCTGGGAGCCGCCCTGTCCTGGGGAGCGGCGATCGTCGTCGAGAACGTCGCCGCGGCCGTACTGGTGCGCCGGCACCCGGGCTTCTCCGTCCTCGACGGCGGGTACCTCCTGGCGACCGGCACCGGCCTGCTGCTCATGGCGGCCCTGGTCCTCCCCGCGAGGCTCCTCGCAGGTGACACGACCGTAGGACTTGCCGTCGCAATGACCACAGGATTTTCACTATTCGGTATAAGTTTGTGGCGATTTCGCACACCCCTGGGAGTGCGTGAACTCGTCGGTGTGCTGCGCGAACGCGCCACATGA